The following are from one region of the Eubacterium sp. MSJ-33 genome:
- a CDS encoding DUF5662 family protein, protein MKWLEHFKTITAHKIMVMRHCFAVGLYKQGLLHDLSKYSWTEFSMGAKYFQGNRSPNDAEREDKGYTLSWLHHKGRNKHHLEYWVDYNVDKTDTEHLLVGCKMPKEYVIEMFCDRVAACKIYNKENYYEKQALDYYMNGRSRRLLHPDSARLLEKYLRMLANKGEAYTFRYIHNYEVIPLRRKKLAGYVPFIKYLFPYGEDY, encoded by the coding sequence ATGAAGTGGCTGGAACATTTTAAGACAATTACCGCACATAAAATCATGGTCATGCGGCACTGTTTTGCCGTTGGACTTTATAAGCAGGGGTTATTGCATGATTTGTCAAAATACTCATGGACAGAATTTTCTATGGGTGCAAAATATTTTCAGGGCAACCGAAGCCCGAATGATGCAGAACGGGAAGATAAAGGGTATACATTATCATGGCTGCATCATAAAGGAAGAAATAAACATCACCTTGAATATTGGGTTGATTATAATGTTGACAAGACGGATACAGAGCATTTGCTCGTGGGCTGTAAGATGCCAAAAGAGTATGTGATTGAGATGTTCTGTGATCGTGTGGCAGCCTGTAAAATATACAATAAGGAAAATTATTATGAGAAGCAGGCGTTGGATTATTATATGAATGGCAGATCAAGGAGGCTGTTACATCCGGATTCTGCCAGACTTCTGGAAAAATATTTACGGATGCTTGCAAATAAGGGCGAGGCGTATACATTCCGCTATATTCACAATTATGAGGTTATTCCTCTTCGACGAAAGAAGCTTGCGGGATATGTTCCATTCATAAAATATTTGTTCCCGTACGGAGAAGATTATTAG
- a CDS encoding EAL domain-containing protein, with protein MKNGMLALMLIMVVLLAYRIIMINRTERTRVVKDVVLLHIIAASTIFFYALTLFHWKETFAVMAYGLYFLSSDFLVLFFFIYLNDFTQETFVEKKGGIIIAVFIIIDGILCLINVFDRILFSVTLSGSEADGYYYRVSERTWLYTYHKLFVYAFAMLILILVIYEIYKAARIYVKQYYAILYCFLFTVALNVVYEILDLKFDYSILFYGLIASAIYYFTFEYVPKGLVEKTLVMAVQNFTDGVICLDINGRCVYANNYAKLAFHAEKDITVIEKYYRDWLDGRVPEQIEACSWQGETEFLNQTHFFVTQYRGIWDEDNRFIGCYYVLHDETEHRKRLEEERYRSNYDALTGLLNREYFYEVVTEQIGKNPNVKYCILCADIQNFKIINDVFGIERGDDVLKAVAGMFRNLATGDTKVARLSADRFAVCVREEKLDHERYLEEVDLVSCVGDDNTYHARIYTGICPIGNVKTPISVYCDRAFLAIESIKGNYQQSIAYYDDELRKRMLEGQHMVSEFRSAIAKQEFQLFLQPQVDIDGTMLGAEALVRWFRPVYGMMLPEEFVDVFEKSGLISAMDQYVWELACKELQRWKEQGKEEYYISVNVSPRDFYFLDIYQTLTTLVECYDVKPELLHLEITETSVMKDASKQLALIDELRNYGFHIVMDDFGRGYSSLNMLQDMNLDAIKIDMEFLRRNEDPERSRMILEMVLNLAAELGISVVTEGVEQKDQLRYMQELGCTLFQGFYFAKPMPVSQFEKKFF; from the coding sequence TTGAAGAATGGCATGTTGGCGCTTATGCTGATTATGGTTGTTTTATTGGCATATCGCATTATTATGATTAATCGAACAGAACGGACACGTGTTGTCAAAGACGTGGTATTATTACATATCATAGCGGCATCAACGATATTTTTTTATGCGCTTACACTTTTCCATTGGAAGGAAACGTTTGCAGTAATGGCATATGGCTTATATTTTTTGAGCAGCGATTTCCTGGTGTTGTTTTTCTTTATCTATCTGAACGATTTTACGCAGGAGACCTTTGTAGAAAAAAAGGGCGGAATCATCATAGCGGTATTCATTATCATAGATGGAATTTTGTGCCTGATCAATGTATTTGACAGAATATTATTTTCTGTAACATTATCTGGAAGCGAAGCAGATGGATATTATTATAGAGTATCGGAGCGTACATGGCTGTATACATATCATAAATTGTTTGTTTATGCATTTGCGATGCTTATATTGATTTTGGTTATTTATGAGATTTACAAAGCAGCCCGGATATATGTAAAGCAGTATTATGCGATTTTGTATTGTTTCTTGTTTACGGTTGCACTGAATGTTGTCTATGAAATATTGGATTTGAAATTTGATTATTCAATTTTATTTTATGGTTTGATTGCGTCGGCAATCTATTATTTCACATTTGAGTATGTTCCAAAGGGGCTGGTAGAAAAGACACTTGTTATGGCGGTTCAGAATTTCACAGATGGGGTAATCTGTCTGGACATCAATGGACGCTGCGTATACGCAAATAATTATGCAAAATTGGCTTTTCATGCAGAAAAAGATATTACCGTCATTGAAAAGTATTATCGTGATTGGCTCGATGGACGAGTACCGGAACAAATTGAAGCGTGCAGCTGGCAGGGAGAAACGGAGTTTTTGAATCAAACACATTTTTTTGTTACACAGTATCGTGGAATTTGGGATGAAGATAATCGTTTTATAGGATGCTATTATGTGCTGCATGATGAAACAGAACATAGAAAACGGTTAGAAGAAGAACGGTACCGGAGTAATTATGATGCGTTGACCGGACTTTTAAATCGCGAGTATTTCTATGAAGTTGTGACTGAGCAGATTGGAAAAAATCCAAACGTAAAGTATTGTATTCTGTGTGCGGATATTCAGAATTTTAAGATTATCAATGATGTGTTTGGTATTGAGCGTGGGGATGATGTATTGAAAGCTGTTGCTGGCATGTTTCGGAATCTTGCAACCGGAGATACGAAGGTGGCACGACTTTCGGCAGATCGTTTTGCGGTTTGTGTGCGGGAGGAGAAGCTTGATCATGAACGCTATTTGGAGGAAGTGGATCTGGTAAGCTGTGTTGGAGATGACAATACATATCATGCAAGAATATATACCGGAATCTGTCCAATCGGAAATGTAAAAACTCCGATATCTGTATATTGTGACAGAGCATTTCTGGCAATCGAGTCAATCAAGGGTAATTATCAGCAGTCTATAGCGTATTATGATGATGAACTGCGTAAAAGAATGCTGGAAGGACAGCATATGGTGAGCGAGTTCCGTTCTGCAATTGCAAAACAGGAGTTTCAATTGTTTTTACAGCCACAGGTAGATATAGATGGAACTATGCTTGGTGCAGAGGCATTAGTGCGCTGGTTCAGACCGGTGTATGGAATGATGCTTCCGGAAGAGTTTGTTGATGTTTTCGAAAAATCAGGATTGATCAGTGCAATGGATCAGTATGTGTGGGAACTCGCATGTAAGGAGCTGCAGAGATGGAAAGAACAGGGCAAGGAAGAGTATTATATCTCGGTCAATGTTTCACCGAGGGATTTTTATTTCTTAGATATATATCAGACATTGACGACATTGGTAGAATGCTATGATGTAAAACCGGAACTTCTTCACTTGGAAATCACGGAGACATCCGTTATGAAAGATGCAAGCAAACAACTTGCCTTAATCGATGAGCTGCGGAATTATGGTTTCCATATAGTTATGGATGATTTTGGACGGGGATATTCATCGTTGAATATGCTTCAGGATATGAATCTGGATGCAATCAAGATTGATATGGAATTTTTGCGGAGAAATGAAGATCCGGAGAGAAGCCGTATGATTTTGGAGATGGTGCTGAATCTTGCAGCGGAATTGGGAATCAGCGTGGTTACAGAAGGTGTGGAACAAAAAGACCAGCTTCGGTATATGCAGGAACTTGGATGCACATTGTTCCAGGGTTTTTATTTTGCAAAACCGATGCCGGTCAGTCAATTTGAAAAGAAGTTTTTTTAA
- a CDS encoding DNA polymerase III subunit alpha, with amino-acid sequence MKFTHLHVHTQYSLLDGSAKVKELVPRAKELGMDALAITDHGAMYGVIEFYKTCKANGIKPIIGCEVYVAPGSRFDREVVKGENRYYHLVLLAKNNEGYHNLCKIVTRGYTEGYYYKPRVDMEVLEKYHEGIIALSACLAGEVATNLRQEQYEKAKETALRHLNIFGEGNYYLEMQDHGIPDQRIVNMGVMRLSKETGIPMVVTNDSHYINKEDWEAHDILLCIQTGKTVNDEDRMRYAEGQFYVKSPEEMEALFPYAKEALENTNKIADMCNVEIVFGERKLPKYDVPEGYDSFSYLTMLCEEGAKKRYPEVTDEVKNRLHYELDMIKQMGFVDYFLIVWDFVNYAKSHDIPVGPGRGSAAGSIVSYCLYITDIEPLRYDLLFERFLNPERVSMPDIDIDFCVNRRQEVIDYVVQKYGKEKVVQIVTFGTMAAKMCVRDVGRAMALPYSLCDKVAKAIPNKIPGVKDVTLPVALKTSPDLKEMYENEPDVTKLLDMAMKLEGLQRHTGVHPAGVIIGQKPIEEYVPLARSVDGGIVCQYEKDPVEELGLLKMDFLALRNLTVIKDALDRIEANHGVKINMSELELTDPAVYELLSEGKTDGVFQLESAGMKSFMKQLKPKNLDEVIAGISLYRPGPMDFIPKYLANREHPESIIYDTPKLEKILKSTYGCMVYQEQVMQIVMELAGYSMGRSDLVRRAMAKKKADVMDKERQYFVYGNEELNVPGCVKNGIPEEVANKIFDDMVDFANYAFNKSHAAVYAVVAYQTAYLKIYYPVEYMAALISSVRENTEKMSSYIQTCKSLGIKILPPDINKGSGDFLVDGGAIRFGLSGLKSIGDGVTEVIHQEVVANGPFTSLEDFCNRLSGKEANKRTIESFILAGAFDCFGHNRHQMMMVYPAVLEQTAKEKKNAMSGQMSLMDFLGEEEKTEFQVRYPDVEEYSKEDLLAMEKEILGIYVSGHPLDDDLDILEEYTTAKSSDFLVNTEEESDDPEAGMNYDEQEHVVDKASYTIGGLLADITKKTTRNGDEMAFLTIEDLYGTVEVIVFARDYRQNKDRFVKDTKVLIKGNASIDERGGKLLFSRLTTFAEVRQARLAAGKELWLRFADIEGYMQQEQALYATLKQHPGWVVVKVLIKPQGEGQEHNIKLKQLPDLYRVDAGDKLLEVLKNTYGEENVILLDKKGNGES; translated from the coding sequence ATGAAATTTACGCATTTACATGTGCATACGCAGTATAGTCTGCTGGATGGTTCTGCCAAAGTCAAGGAACTGGTTCCGCGTGCAAAGGAACTTGGAATGGATGCGCTCGCTATCACAGATCATGGTGCGATGTATGGAGTTATTGAATTTTATAAGACATGCAAGGCGAATGGAATCAAACCGATTATAGGGTGTGAAGTGTATGTGGCACCGGGATCTCGGTTTGACCGTGAAGTGGTGAAGGGAGAAAACCGGTATTATCATCTTGTGCTGCTCGCCAAAAACAACGAGGGATATCATAACCTGTGCAAGATTGTGACACGCGGATATACAGAAGGATATTATTATAAACCACGTGTAGATATGGAGGTGCTGGAGAAGTACCATGAAGGGATTATTGCACTTTCTGCCTGTCTTGCAGGAGAAGTTGCAACGAATTTAAGACAGGAGCAGTATGAGAAGGCAAAGGAAACAGCGTTGCGGCACCTGAATATATTTGGCGAGGGCAACTATTATCTGGAGATGCAGGATCACGGCATTCCGGATCAGCGAATAGTCAATATGGGCGTGATGCGGTTGTCCAAGGAGACCGGAATTCCGATGGTTGTAACGAATGATTCTCATTATATCAACAAAGAAGACTGGGAGGCACATGATATCCTGCTCTGTATCCAGACAGGAAAGACGGTCAATGATGAGGACCGGATGCGTTATGCAGAAGGACAGTTCTATGTGAAATCCCCGGAGGAGATGGAGGCGCTGTTCCCGTATGCGAAGGAAGCATTGGAAAATACGAACAAGATTGCGGATATGTGTAATGTCGAGATTGTGTTTGGTGAGCGGAAGCTTCCAAAATACGATGTGCCGGAGGGATATGATTCCTTCTCCTATCTGACGATGCTCTGCGAGGAGGGTGCAAAAAAACGTTATCCGGAAGTTACAGACGAGGTAAAGAATCGTCTGCACTATGAGCTTGACATGATTAAACAGATGGGCTTTGTGGATTATTTCCTGATTGTTTGGGATTTTGTCAATTATGCGAAAAGTCATGATATTCCGGTAGGACCGGGACGTGGTTCGGCAGCCGGATCTATTGTATCGTATTGCCTGTATATTACAGATATTGAGCCTTTGCGGTATGATCTTCTGTTTGAACGCTTCTTAAATCCGGAACGTGTATCAATGCCGGATATTGATATTGATTTCTGTGTCAACCGCAGACAGGAGGTTATTGATTACGTAGTACAAAAATATGGCAAAGAGAAGGTAGTTCAGATTGTCACCTTCGGTACGATGGCAGCAAAGATGTGTGTGCGTGATGTCGGCCGGGCGATGGCACTTCCGTACAGCCTGTGTGATAAGGTTGCAAAGGCGATTCCGAACAAAATTCCGGGTGTAAAGGATGTTACACTTCCGGTCGCTTTGAAGACAAGTCCGGATTTAAAGGAAATGTACGAGAATGAACCGGATGTCACAAAACTGCTTGACATGGCTATGAAACTCGAGGGATTGCAACGGCATACCGGTGTTCATCCCGCAGGTGTTATCATCGGTCAGAAGCCGATTGAAGAATATGTGCCGCTTGCACGAAGTGTAGATGGTGGCATTGTGTGCCAGTATGAGAAAGATCCGGTAGAAGAGCTGGGACTTTTGAAGATGGACTTCCTGGCTCTGCGAAACCTGACGGTTATCAAAGATGCATTAGACCGGATCGAAGCTAATCACGGTGTGAAGATCAATATGTCCGAACTGGAACTGACGGATCCTGCAGTCTATGAGTTGTTATCTGAGGGGAAGACAGATGGTGTATTCCAGTTGGAGAGCGCGGGAATGAAGTCTTTCATGAAGCAGTTGAAGCCGAAGAATCTGGATGAAGTAATCGCCGGAATTTCTTTGTATCGTCCGGGACCGATGGATTTTATTCCGAAATATTTAGCAAACCGTGAGCATCCGGAGAGTATCATCTATGATACACCGAAGCTGGAGAAAATTCTGAAATCGACATATGGCTGTATGGTATACCAGGAGCAGGTTATGCAGATTGTAATGGAGCTTGCCGGATACTCGATGGGACGTTCCGATCTGGTACGCCGTGCAATGGCAAAGAAAAAAGCGGATGTCATGGACAAGGAACGTCAGTATTTCGTATATGGTAACGAAGAATTAAACGTACCTGGTTGTGTAAAAAACGGCATCCCGGAAGAGGTAGCAAATAAAATCTTCGACGATATGGTCGACTTTGCAAACTATGCATTTAACAAATCTCATGCGGCAGTATATGCAGTAGTCGCATATCAGACTGCGTATTTGAAGATATATTATCCGGTTGAATATATGGCAGCGCTGATTTCGTCTGTCCGTGAAAATACGGAGAAGATGAGCAGTTATATCCAGACATGTAAATCACTCGGTATCAAGATCCTGCCACCGGATATCAATAAGGGAAGCGGAGACTTCCTTGTCGATGGAGGTGCAATCCGGTTTGGTTTATCCGGGTTAAAGAGTATCGGAGACGGTGTGACGGAGGTTATACATCAGGAGGTTGTTGCGAACGGACCATTCACAAGTCTGGAGGATTTCTGCAACAGACTTTCCGGAAAGGAAGCCAATAAGAGGACAATCGAAAGTTTTATATTGGCGGGGGCATTTGACTGTTTTGGACATAACCGCCATCAGATGATGATGGTTTATCCGGCAGTTCTCGAGCAGACGGCGAAGGAAAAGAAAAATGCCATGAGTGGGCAGATGTCTTTGATGGATTTTCTTGGGGAGGAAGAAAAGACGGAGTTTCAGGTACGTTATCCGGATGTCGAGGAATATTCAAAGGAAGATCTGCTGGCAATGGAGAAAGAGATTCTGGGTATCTATGTAAGTGGACATCCGTTGGATGATGATCTGGATATATTGGAGGAATATACGACTGCAAAGTCCAGTGATTTCCTTGTGAATACGGAAGAAGAGAGCGATGATCCGGAAGCAGGGATGAATTATGATGAGCAGGAACATGTTGTAGATAAAGCCAGCTATACCATTGGCGGGCTGCTTGCGGATATTACAAAAAAGACAACGCGAAATGGTGATGAGATGGCATTCCTTACGATCGAGGATTTGTATGGAACAGTTGAGGTTATCGTGTTTGCAAGGGATTACCGCCAGAACAAAGACCGATTTGTAAAGGATACAAAGGTACTTATTAAAGGAAATGCATCTATCGATGAGAGGGGCGGAAAACTGCTGTTTTCGAGGCTGACGACCTTTGCGGAGGTACGTCAGGCACGTCTGGCGGCAGGAAAAGAGTTGTGGCTACGATTTGCAGATATTGAGGGGTATATGCAACAGGAACAGGCGTTATATGCGACTTTGAAGCAGCACCCGGGATGGGTGGTTGTGAAGGTATTGATCAAACCACAGGGAGAAGGACAGGAACACAATATCAAACTCAAGCAGCTTCCGGATCTTTACAGGGTAGATGCAGGAGATAAACTATTAGAAGTATTGAAGAACACCTATGGAGAAGAGAATGTAATTCTTCTGGATAAGAAAGGAAATGGCGAATCGTGA
- a CDS encoding ABC-F family ATP-binding cassette domain-containing protein yields MLLACQNISKAFGTKEILRDVNFHVNEKEKIAIVGINGSGKTTLLKIIMGEETADNGQIILAKDTAIGYLSQHQDISFDNTIYGEMLAAKQYIVDLEANIRRLEHDMKHAEGEELENILEAYNRLSSKYDRDNGYSYESEITGVLKGLGFGPDDYDRHINTLSGGQKMRIALGRLLLTRPDIIILDEPTNHLDMPSISWLESFLSSYPGSVIIVSHDRYFIDRIATSIIEIDNKKATVYHGNYTYYAEKRAEIRANMMKAYLNQQQEIKHQEAVITKLKQFNREKSIKRAESREKMLDKVEVLDKPAEIASEMRLSLEPSVESGNDVLTVTHLSKSFGNNCLFDNLDFDIKRGEKVALIGGNGTGKTTILKMINHIVTKDNGTITLGSRVHIGYYDQEHQVLSLHKTIFEEISDAYPDLTNTKIRNVLAAFLFTGDDVFKKIEDLSGGERGRVSLAKLMLSPANFLVLDEPTNHLDIQSKGILEDAIRNYTGTVLVVSHDRYFINRIATRILELKDQQLYSFIGNYDYYEAHKELIYEATVPKQAFNSSMVAASTPVASSKDDYKKQKEEQARLRKKENDIKKAEQKIEQTEAEITKIDEEFLNPDFATNSAKLSELSKKREELESTLSALYETWETLLD; encoded by the coding sequence ATGCTGTTAGCATGCCAAAATATATCAAAAGCATTCGGAACAAAAGAGATCTTACGGGATGTGAATTTCCACGTCAACGAAAAAGAGAAAATCGCAATTGTCGGTATCAATGGTTCCGGGAAAACAACACTTCTAAAAATCATCATGGGAGAAGAAACGGCTGATAATGGTCAGATTATTCTTGCCAAAGACACAGCTATCGGTTATCTGTCACAGCATCAGGATATCTCTTTTGACAATACCATATACGGTGAAATGCTTGCCGCCAAACAATATATCGTTGACCTGGAAGCAAATATCCGCCGCCTGGAACACGATATGAAACATGCAGAAGGCGAAGAACTTGAAAACATCCTTGAGGCCTACAACCGTCTGAGTAGCAAATACGACCGCGACAACGGTTACTCCTATGAAAGCGAGATTACCGGTGTTCTGAAAGGTCTTGGTTTCGGTCCGGACGACTATGACCGCCATATCAACACCTTATCCGGCGGACAGAAAATGCGAATTGCCCTTGGGCGACTGCTACTGACCCGTCCCGATATCATCATTTTGGATGAGCCGACGAATCATCTTGATATGCCAAGTATTTCGTGGCTGGAATCCTTTTTATCTTCCTACCCCGGAAGCGTAATCATTGTCAGTCACGACCGTTATTTTATTGACCGCATAGCTACAAGCATCATAGAAATTGACAACAAAAAAGCGACCGTCTATCACGGAAACTATACTTATTATGCTGAAAAACGTGCAGAAATCCGTGCGAACATGATGAAAGCCTATTTAAACCAGCAACAGGAAATCAAGCACCAGGAAGCAGTCATTACCAAATTGAAACAGTTTAATCGAGAGAAATCTATCAAACGTGCGGAAAGCCGTGAAAAAATGCTGGACAAAGTCGAAGTTCTCGACAAGCCAGCTGAGATAGCATCGGAGATGCGTCTATCTCTTGAGCCTTCTGTCGAAAGCGGAAACGATGTCTTAACTGTCACACACCTTTCCAAATCGTTCGGAAACAACTGTCTGTTTGACAATCTGGATTTCGACATCAAGCGTGGAGAAAAGGTAGCTTTGATCGGCGGAAACGGAACCGGAAAAACAACGATACTAAAGATGATTAACCATATCGTAACAAAAGACAATGGAACGATTACACTCGGTTCACGTGTACATATCGGTTATTATGATCAGGAGCATCAGGTTCTCTCCCTGCACAAGACAATCTTTGAAGAAATCAGTGACGCTTATCCGGATCTGACAAACACAAAAATCCGCAATGTTCTGGCTGCATTTTTATTTACAGGGGATGACGTGTTTAAGAAAATTGAAGACTTAAGCGGTGGCGAGCGGGGACGTGTATCACTTGCCAAGCTTATGCTCTCTCCAGCTAATTTCCTTGTTCTGGATGAACCGACAAACCATTTGGACATCCAATCCAAAGGTATACTGGAAGACGCAATCCGCAATTACACCGGAACGGTGCTGGTTGTCAGCCACGACCGTTATTTTATCAATCGCATTGCAACACGAATTCTTGAATTAAAAGATCAGCAGCTATATTCGTTTATCGGGAATTATGATTATTATGAAGCCCATAAAGAACTGATTTACGAAGCCACTGTGCCAAAACAGGCTTTTAATTCTTCCATGGTGGCAGCTTCCACTCCTGTAGCTTCAAGCAAAGATGATTATAAAAAGCAAAAAGAAGAACAGGCACGTCTTCGCAAAAAAGAAAATGATATCAAAAAAGCAGAACAGAAAATCGAGCAGACAGAAGCAGAAATTACAAAAATTGACGAAGAATTTTTGAACCCGGATTTTGCAACTAATTCTGCAAAACTCAGCGAATTATCAAAAAAACGCGAAGAGCTTGAATCAACGCTCTCCGCACTTTATGAAACATGGGAAACTCTGCTTGATTAA
- a CDS encoding FAD:protein FMN transferase: MCIQKEWKDIIIDMRHKNGKKTASVFGMLLLTVILIGLYQRGRLHGDSGDGSQVTDGQTVYSFAMGTSVSVSLYDAPGGEEEKLAQAVKNLDEQEISWRQEDSTLYRLNHSYTAGQETMISDTLYVALTQAYNICRDSEGALDITIRPLANLWNIESATAEDFVIPDKSQITTALAKTGYESVTIGEDKSVTLAKPGMILDLGAVGKGFALDVVQQILKEDEVRGATISVGGSVLVYGEKKEGSAFRVGIRNPQGDAEDMIGYLEFASDTNTCISTSGDYEKYIEKDGTRYHHILDRKTGYPAESGLSSVTVVCQNGLYSDALSTACYVLGYERALILLKKYKAEAVFIDSNNQITVTDGLKDQFYLTQNNQ; encoded by the coding sequence ATGTGTATACAAAAAGAATGGAAGGATATCATCATTGATATGCGGCATAAGAATGGAAAAAAAACAGCATCTGTTTTCGGGATGCTTTTACTGACTGTAATCCTGATCGGCTTGTATCAGAGAGGAAGGCTGCATGGGGACTCCGGGGATGGTTCGCAGGTGACAGATGGGCAGACTGTTTATAGTTTTGCGATGGGAACTTCGGTGTCAGTCAGCCTGTATGACGCTCCGGGAGGAGAAGAGGAAAAGCTTGCGCAGGCAGTGAAGAATCTGGATGAACAGGAGATATCATGGAGACAAGAAGACAGTACATTATACAGGCTGAATCATAGCTATACAGCGGGGCAGGAGACTATGATTTCTGATACGTTATATGTGGCATTGACGCAGGCGTATAATATTTGCAGGGATAGTGAAGGGGCACTCGATATCACGATTCGTCCGCTGGCGAATCTGTGGAATATCGAATCGGCAACGGCGGAGGATTTTGTAATCCCGGATAAATCACAGATTACAACAGCGCTTGCAAAGACCGGATACGAGTCAGTTACAATCGGAGAAGACAAAAGCGTCACGCTTGCAAAACCGGGTATGATATTGGATCTCGGTGCAGTTGGTAAAGGCTTTGCGCTGGATGTTGTACAGCAGATTTTAAAAGAAGACGAAGTAAGAGGTGCGACAATCAGTGTCGGTGGAAGTGTGCTTGTGTATGGAGAGAAAAAAGAAGGGAGTGCATTTCGTGTTGGTATCCGCAATCCGCAGGGAGATGCAGAGGATATGATTGGGTATCTCGAATTTGCTTCAGACACTAACACCTGTATATCAACGTCCGGTGATTATGAGAAATATATTGAAAAAGATGGAACAAGATATCATCATATTCTGGACCGGAAAACCGGATATCCGGCAGAGTCCGGATTATCATCCGTGACAGTCGTATGTCAAAATGGATTGTATAGTGATGCACTATCTACAGCATGTTATGTGCTTGGCTATGAAAGGGCATTGATACTATTAAAGAAATATAAAGCAGAAGCTGTTTTTATTGACAGCAATAATCAGATTACTGTTACAGATGGACTGAAAGATCAGTTTTATCTCACACAGAACAATCAGTAA